In the Quercus lobata isolate SW786 chromosome 5, ValleyOak3.0 Primary Assembly, whole genome shotgun sequence genome, one interval contains:
- the LOC115989722 gene encoding protein CLMP1-like — MGKSGGRKKKGSANQVSGDNSTANANGGVDLDSSIFLKRAHELKEEGNKRFQNKDYVGALEQYDNALKLTPKTHLDRAVFHSNRAACLMQMKPIDYDTVIAECTMALQVQPRFVRALLRRARAFEAIGKYEMAMQDVQVLLGADPNHGDALEIARRLRMALGPRQDAQQDLQSRPSPAALGASAVRGAPIAGLGPCLPARPVGKKPTTTAGGSVVSLNNKPERPQTVLPNENGPESKAQLPKLVLKPSSGSSKPANPSKDSQKEQSSSSSVSLLTHGQPTKAAIQWRLLKLVYDHDIRLSQMPVKCSFRVLREIVSKRFPSSKSVLIKYKDNDGDLVTITCTGELRFAESCVDSLVPKDPETDKADSIGMLRLHIVEVSPEQEPPLLEEEEEKAMESEGNKGDDSGSNSSLSESVLEPADAIIDKPEKEAQKEKPGAAEDPECKEVEMDDWLFEFAQLFRTHVGIDPDAHIDLHELGMELCSEALEETVTSEDAQGLFDKAAAKFQEVAALAFFNWGNVHMCAARKRIPLDESAGKDVVAAQLQTAYDWVKERYSLARVKYEEALLIKPDFYEGLLALGQQQFEMAKLHWSFALAKKIDLSSWDSAETLDLFDSAEEKMKAATEMWEKLEEQRAKELKDPSASKKEELSKRRKKQGSNTEGEPSSLGSQGEISADEAAEQAAVMRSQIHLFWGNMLFERSQVECKLGLGGWKKNLDAAVERFKLAGASEADISMVLKNHCSNGDALEGDEKKVAKLDTDVTHEVKSDVVDQESGK, encoded by the coding sequence ATGGGGAAATCAGGGGGTAGGAAGAAGAAGGGTAGTGCAAACCAAGTTTCAGGTGATAATTCAACTGCAAATGCTAATGGTGGTGTTGATTTGGACTCATCAATCTTTTTGAAAAGGGCTCATGAGCTCAAAGAAGAAGGGAACAAGAGGTTTCAGAATAAGGACTATGTGGGTGCTCTTGAGCAGTATGATAATGCTCTTAAACTTACCCCTAAAACCCACCTGGATAGAGCTGTGTTTCATAGCAATAGGGCGGCTTGTTTGATGCAAATGAAGCCCATTGACTATGACACTGTGATTGCTGAGTGTACCATGGCGCTTCAGGTCCAGCCCCGGTTTGTCCGGGCTCTACTTAGGAGGGCTCGGGCATTTGAGGCGATAGGGAAGTATGAAATGGCGATGCAGGATGTGCAGGTGTTGTTGGGGGCTGATCCAAATCATGGTGATGCTTTGGAGATTGCACGAAGGTTGAGGATGGCATTGGGTCCTCGCCAGGATGCACAGCAGGACCTCCAGAGCCGCCCATCCCCTGCTGCCCTTGGGGCTTCTGCAGTTCGTGGTGCCCCAATTGCTGGCTTAGGGCCGTGTTTGCCTGCCCGGCCAGTAGGAAAGAAGCCAACTACTACAGCAGGGGGATCAGTGGTATCGCTTAATAATAAGCCAGAGAGACCCCAAACTGTTCTACCCAATGAAAATGGTCCTGAGTCTAAAGCCCAATTGCCGAAACttgtgttgaagccttcaagtggCTCTTCAAAACCTGCTAATCCAAGCAAGGATAGCCAGAAGGAACAATCGTCTTCTTCATCAGTGTCATTGCTTACTCATGGGCAACCTACAAAGGCTGCAATCCAATGGAGGCTGTTGAAGCTTGTTTATGATCATGACATAAGGCTTTCCCAGATGCCGGTGAAATGCAGTTTCAGAGTTTTAAGGGAGATTGTGAGCAAACGGTTTCCATCATCAAAGTCAGTTTTGATCAAGTATAAGGACAATGATGGTGATTTGGTGACCATAACCTGTACGGGGGAACTCAGATTTGCAGAGTCTTGTGTGGATAGCCTCGTCCCAAAAGATCCTGAAACAGATAAGGCAGACTCAATTGGGATGTTGAGATTGCACATTGTGGAGGTGAGTCCTGAGCAGGAGCCACCATTATTGGAAGAAGAGGAGGAGAAGGCTATGGAGAGCGAGGGAAATAAGGGAGATGATAGTGGCTCTAATTCGTCACTAAGTGAATCTGTGTTGGAACCTGCTGATGCCATAATTGATAAGCCAGAGAAAGAAGCTCAGAAGGAGAAACCAGGAGCTGCAGAAGATCCTGAATGCAAGGAAGTGGAGATGGATGATTGGTTGTTTGAATTTGCTCAGCTTTTCCGCACCCATGTTGGTATTGACCCAGATGCGCATATTGATTTGCATGAGCTTGGGATGGAGCTTTGTTCTGAGGCACTTGAGGAGACGGTGACAAGTGAAGATGCTCAAGGTCTTTTTGACAAGGCTGCCGCAAAGTTCCAGGAGGTGGCTGCTTTGGCTTTCTTCAATTGGGGAAATGTTCATATGTGTGCAGCTAGAAAACGCATTCCCTTAGATGAATCTGCTGGAAAGGATGTAGTGGCAGCACAGCTTCAAACAGCTTATGACTGGGTTAAGGAAAGATATTCTCTGGCCAGAGTGAAGTATGAGGAGGCACTTCTTATCAAACCTGATTTTTATGAGGGATTGCTTGCTCTGGGGCAGCAGCAATTTGAAATGGCCAAGCTTCATTGGTCATTTGCACTTGCTAAGAAAATAGATCTCTCAAGCTGGGATTCTGCAGAAACGCTCGACCTTTTTGATAGTGCTGAGGAAAAGATGAAGGCTGCGACTGAGATGTGGGAAAAGCTTGAGGAGCAGAGAGCAAAAGAGCTAAAAGATCCAAGTGCAAGCAAGAAGGAAGAGTtatcaaaaagaagaaagaaacaaggAAGTAATACTGAAGGTGAGCCCTCTAGCCTTGGCAGTCAGGGTGAAATTTCAGCAGATGAAGCAGCAGAACAAGCAGCTGTGATGAGATCACAGATACATCTCTTCTGGGGTAACATGCTTTTTGAGCGATCTCAAGTCGAGTGCAAACTAGGGCTGGGGGGTTGGAAGAAAAACCTGGATGCTGCTGTTGAACGCTTTAAGCTTGCTGGAGCTTCTGAGGCTGACATTTCGATGGTTCTGAAGAACCACTGCTCTAATGGAGATGCATTGGAAGGAGATGAGAAAAAGGTTGCAAAGTTAGACACAGATGTGACTCATGAAGTTAAGAGTGATGTGGTTGATCAAGAATCAGGAAAGTGA
- the LOC115992552 gene encoding 1-aminocyclopropane-1-carboxylate oxidase, whose product METFPVIDLEKLNGEGRGEVMELIKDACENWGFFELVNHGISHDFMDSVEKLTKEHYRKCMEQRFKEMVESKGLEAVQSEINDLDWESTFFLRHLPVSNISEIPDLDEDYRKAMKEFAFQLEKLAEQLLDLLCENLGLEKGYLKKAFYGSKGPTFGTKVSNYPPCPKPDLIKGLRAHTDAGGIILLFQDDKVSGLQLLKDGKWIDVPPMRHSIVINIGDQLEVITNGKYKSVMHRVVVQPDGNRMSIASFYNPGSDAVIYPAPLLIEKEAEKGQVYPKFVFEDYMNLYAGLKFQAKEPRFEAMKAMESTINLGPIPTV is encoded by the exons atggAGACTTTCCCAGTTATTGACTTGGAGAAGCTAAATGGTGAAGGGAGAGGAGAAGTTATGGAACTGATAAAAGATGCTTGTGAGAACTGGGGCTTTTTTGAG TTGGTCAATCATGGCATTTCTCATGATTTCATGGACTCTGTGGAGAAGCTGACAAAGGAGCATTACAGGAAGTGTATGGAACAGAGGTTCAAGGAAATGGTGGAGAGTAAGGGCCTAGAAGCTGTTCAGTCTGAAATCAATGATTTGGACTGGGAAAGCACCTTTTTCTTGCGCCACCTTCCTGTCTCAAACATATCTGAAATCCCTGATCTTGATGAAGATTATAG GAAGGCAATGAAGGAATTTGCATTTCAATTAGAGAAACTAGCTGAGCAACTCTTGGACTTGCTGTGTGAGAATCTTGGGTTGGAGAAAGGATACCTGAAAAAGGCCTTTTATGGGTCCAAGGGCCCAACTTTTGGCACCAAGGTTAGCAACTACCCTCCTTGCCCCAAGCCAGACCTGATCAAGGGCCTTCGGGCCCACACCGATGCAGGTGGCATCATCCTTCTCTTCCAAGATGACAAGGTCAGTGGCCTCCAACTCCTCAAGGATGGCAAATGGATTGATGTTCCCCCAATGCGCCACTCCATTGTGATCAACATTGGTGACCAACTTGAG GTCATTACCAATGGCAAATACAAGAGTGTGATGCACCGTGTGGTTGTTCAACCGGACGGTAACAGAATGTCCATTGCATCATTCTACAACCCAGGCAGTGATGCTGTGATCTATCCAGCACCGCTATTGATTGAGAAAGAAGCTGAAAAAGGCCAAGTATACCCAAAGTTCGTGTTCGAAGACTACATGAATCTCTATGCTGGCCTGAAGTTCCAGGCCAAGGAACCAAGATTTGAAGCCATGAAGGCCATGGAATCCACCATTAATTTGGGTCCTATTCCCACCGTCTGA